Proteins found in one bacterium genomic segment:
- the rpsO gene encoding 30S ribosomal protein S15 → MPLLKEEKQKIISEFARHEKDTGSVEVQIALLTRKINKLSQHLREHHKDFHSRRGLLMMVGKRRRLLNYLAEHDPEKYREIIKKLRLRG, encoded by the coding sequence ATGCCCCTTCTCAAGGAAGAAAAACAGAAGATTATATCCGAGTTCGCACGCCACGAAAAGGATACGGGCTCAGTAGAGGTGCAAATCGCTCTTCTTACAAGGAAGATAAACAAGTTGTCACAGCACCTGCGTGAGCACCATAAGGACTTTCATTCCCGCCGCGGACTTCTTATGATGGTAGGGAAAAGAAGGCGACTGCTCAATTATCTTGCGGAGCACGACCCCGAAAAATATAGAGAGATAATAAAGAAGCTGAGACTGAGAGGCTAA
- a CDS encoding polyribonucleotide nucleotidyltransferase — protein sequence MESTAVEREIGGRPLIIETGWLAGQANASVVLKEGESVVLVTVCSSPETREDIDFLPLTCEFEERLYAVGKIPGGFFKREGRPSERAITYARMMDRPIRPLFPKGLRNEVQIIAIPLCADPLNPPDILAVLGASAALTLSDIPFNGPIGVVRVSKENGNFIINPPSLAVLEKKFNLVVAGTRERIVMIDFEGSEPSEEEIVSAIEFAQPYIQALIDMQLELREKCGKNKSDAYTILSYSDEIKSAVLNYEKELWEAIFIEDKKEREKAMKEAEEKIKEELSANYPEQVKEIPLAIEAVEEEIVRREILENGRRPDGRKPEDIREIECQVGLLPRVHGSALFRRGQTQVLTTATLGALEEVQRLEGILEEESKRFMHQYNFPPFSTGEVRPLRAPTRREVGHGFLAERALEQVIPPEKEFPYAIRLVSEVLESNGSTSMASVCASSMALMDAGVPVRKAVAGISIGMVSEGEKFVLLTDIQGIEDRFGDMDFKVAGTRDGITAIQLDVKNEGLTSEMISATLQRAKEVRHYILDKMDATISAPRETISPYAPLVLSITIPTDKIALVIGSGGQTIRKIVAETDAKIDIQDDGTVYITAPSIEKGEAARDKILGIVSEIKPGEVYTGKVKSISPSGAVVEILPGKEAFLHISQISTRPIKKVEEVLQVGDEILVKVESVEPSGRITLTRKKLFLPVGQKPVGRRPQRSNPPKRRPSSNRE from the coding sequence ATGGAATCAACAGCGGTTGAAAGAGAGATAGGTGGGAGACCACTTATCATTGAGACCGGCTGGTTGGCTGGTCAGGCAAACGCTTCCGTCGTACTTAAAGAGGGGGAGAGCGTTGTCTTAGTCACCGTTTGCTCCTCTCCCGAGACGAGGGAGGACATAGATTTCCTCCCCCTCACCTGCGAGTTTGAGGAGCGTTTATATGCGGTGGGAAAGATTCCCGGTGGATTTTTCAAACGAGAGGGAAGACCATCCGAGCGGGCGATAACCTACGCTCGGATGATGGACCGTCCCATTCGCCCCCTTTTTCCTAAAGGGTTAAGAAATGAAGTTCAGATTATAGCCATCCCCCTCTGCGCCGACCCCCTTAACCCTCCAGATATCCTCGCCGTTTTGGGAGCCTCAGCTGCCCTTACGCTCTCCGACATTCCCTTTAACGGACCAATTGGAGTAGTTAGGGTAAGCAAGGAAAACGGCAATTTCATAATCAATCCTCCCTCCCTTGCTGTTTTGGAGAAGAAGTTCAACTTGGTGGTAGCGGGAACGCGGGAGAGAATCGTTATGATTGATTTTGAGGGTAGCGAGCCGAGCGAGGAGGAGATAGTTTCCGCCATAGAATTCGCCCAACCCTACATCCAAGCACTCATTGATATGCAATTGGAATTGAGGGAAAAATGTGGGAAGAATAAAAGCGACGCTTATACAATCCTGTCCTATTCGGATGAGATAAAGTCCGCTGTTCTCAATTACGAGAAGGAGTTATGGGAAGCCATCTTCATAGAGGATAAAAAGGAAAGGGAAAAAGCGATGAAAGAGGCGGAGGAGAAGATAAAGGAAGAGCTGAGCGCCAACTATCCCGAGCAAGTGAAGGAGATTCCCCTTGCGATTGAAGCGGTGGAAGAAGAAATAGTTAGGAGGGAGATATTGGAGAACGGGAGGCGTCCCGATGGGAGGAAGCCAGAGGATATCAGGGAAATAGAGTGCCAAGTTGGACTCTTGCCTCGCGTTCACGGCTCCGCTCTATTTAGAAGGGGTCAAACTCAGGTTCTCACAACAGCTACATTGGGGGCATTGGAGGAGGTTCAGAGGTTGGAGGGGATATTGGAGGAGGAAAGCAAGAGATTTATGCATCAGTATAATTTCCCTCCCTTCTCCACAGGGGAAGTGCGTCCCTTAAGGGCGCCGACGAGAAGAGAAGTGGGGCATGGATTCCTCGCCGAGCGAGCTTTAGAGCAGGTGATACCGCCTGAGAAGGAGTTTCCATATGCCATTCGCTTGGTATCGGAGGTTTTGGAATCCAACGGCTCAACCTCTATGGCGTCTGTTTGCGCCTCCTCAATGGCTTTAATGGATGCCGGTGTGCCGGTGAGGAAAGCGGTTGCGGGAATATCCATTGGGATGGTCAGCGAAGGTGAGAAATTCGTTCTACTGACTGATATTCAGGGAATTGAGGATAGATTTGGCGATATGGATTTCAAGGTGGCGGGGACGAGAGATGGCATAACCGCTATACAGCTTGATGTAAAAAACGAGGGATTAACGAGCGAAATGATATCCGCCACTCTTCAAAGGGCGAAGGAAGTTCGCCACTATATTTTGGATAAAATGGATGCGACTATTTCCGCTCCTCGGGAAACCATTTCTCCCTATGCTCCCTTGGTATTGAGCATAACCATACCCACGGACAAGATAGCGTTAGTGATTGGCTCCGGCGGGCAGACGATACGCAAGATTGTTGCGGAAACAGATGCAAAAATAGATATTCAGGATGACGGGACCGTTTATATAACCGCTCCCTCAATTGAGAAGGGCGAGGCGGCGAGGGATAAGATATTGGGCATAGTCTCTGAAATCAAGCCTGGAGAGGTATATACTGGCAAGGTTAAGAGCATATCCCCCAGCGGGGCTGTGGTGGAGATTTTGCCAGGAAAGGAAGCCTTCCTTCATATTTCCCAAATATCAACTCGTCCAATCAAGAAGGTGGAGGAGGTTTTACAGGTAGGGGATGAGATTCTTGTTAAAGTGGAGAGCGTTGAGCCCTCGGGAAGAATAACTTTAACGAGGAAAAAACTATTCCTCCCAGTCGGGCAGAAGCCAGTTGGCAGAAGACCTCAGAGAAGTAACCCTCCAAAACGGCGTCCAAGTAGCAATAGAGAATAA
- a CDS encoding insulinase family protein, which translates to MAEDLREVTLQNGVQVAIENNPSSYSVSLGILVKVGAKDEEDEKAGIAHLLEHMLFRGSKRYERTEIAKITDMLGGDFNGLTHKDYTFFYIRVPHDKLDIGMDVLFDIFLNPTLAEEDLEKEKQVILEEIRDRDNDPEEVAKEKILSLAWDGHPIGRSILGTEETLLSIGKKDLENFLSLYHNPQAIIVSAAGRIDDSSFLKKVENLLLPINGCKKPPNEPPSFRAGESTVLHPTTQVHLCIAMESAKARDDFHYSYSVLATLLGGGTASRLFQKLREERGLCYDVEAEDLALEDCGILNIYSASHPNNKELLRELIEEELVSLRDKGVDRDELERAKRQLQNAILLSLETSLQRMMRIALSLFYRGRIVPIEETLERIERVSEEDVQEAINRSLNKGIAVFSLMPA; encoded by the coding sequence TTGGCAGAAGACCTCAGAGAAGTAACCCTCCAAAACGGCGTCCAAGTAGCAATAGAGAATAATCCCTCTTCCTACTCCGTCTCTTTAGGTATTTTAGTAAAAGTGGGGGCAAAGGATGAGGAGGATGAGAAGGCAGGTATAGCTCATCTCCTTGAACATATGCTTTTCAGGGGAAGCAAACGCTACGAAAGAACAGAAATCGCCAAAATAACCGATATGCTGGGAGGGGATTTCAACGGCTTAACTCATAAGGACTATACATTTTTCTATATAAGGGTTCCCCACGACAAGCTTGACATCGGGATGGATGTGCTTTTTGACATCTTTTTAAATCCAACTTTAGCAGAAGAAGATTTAGAGAAGGAAAAGCAGGTGATATTGGAGGAGATTAGGGATAGGGATAACGACCCTGAGGAGGTAGCCAAGGAAAAGATTCTCTCCCTTGCCTGGGATGGGCATCCTATAGGCAGGTCTATTCTTGGGACGGAAGAAACGCTTCTATCCATAGGCAAAAAGGATTTAGAAAACTTCCTTTCCCTTTACCATAATCCACAAGCGATAATCGTCTCCGCTGCAGGGAGGATTGACGACTCTTCTTTTTTGAAAAAAGTGGAAAATCTTCTCCTGCCAATAAATGGCTGTAAGAAGCCCCCAAATGAACCTCCCAGCTTCAGAGCCGGGGAATCTACGGTTCTACACCCTACTACCCAAGTGCATCTTTGTATTGCAATGGAAAGCGCTAAGGCAAGGGATGACTTCCATTACTCCTATAGTGTTTTAGCGACTTTGTTGGGTGGTGGAACCGCCTCTCGTCTCTTCCAAAAGCTAAGGGAGGAAAGGGGTCTTTGCTATGATGTGGAAGCAGAGGATTTAGCTTTGGAGGATTGCGGAATTTTGAACATCTATTCCGCTTCTCATCCGAATAATAAGGAGTTATTAAGAGAGCTGATTGAGGAGGAACTTGTTTCCTTACGAGATAAAGGGGTGGATAGAGATGAATTGGAAAGGGCAAAAAGGCAGTTGCAAAACGCCATACTTCTCTCCTTGGAGACATCCCTCCAGAGGATGATGCGCATAGCCCTTTCCCTTTTTTATAGAGGCAGAATCGTTCCCATAGAGGAAACTTTGGAGAGGATAGAAAGGGTTTCTGAAGAGGATGTCCAAGAGGCGATAAACCGCTCTTTAAATAAGGGAATCGCAGTCTTCTCCTTAATGCCCGCTTAA
- a CDS encoding DUF1559 domain-containing protein, giving the protein MKKGFTLIELLVVIAIIAILAAILFPVFSQAREKARQASCSSNMKQIGTALLMYAQDWDEKFPPNRIWNSINGRHYTWRYAIMPYLKNSQIWICPSAHHSWNEFVWTKFGGGDTGCDADVDMTIVDYQNGVDPEKHGANYCYNGNVFSNPISQAQIEAPSQLIMVLETSDYWPDLGTWTLGWPGWYGVCGPYPYHNKGMNFVFADGHVKWLKLSQTLAPTFMWDNPSRAGQYDINALLNSIYPDFR; this is encoded by the coding sequence ATGAAGAAAGGGTTCACCCTCATTGAACTCCTCGTCGTTATAGCCATCATCGCAATATTGGCGGCTATTCTTTTCCCCGTCTTCAGCCAGGCGAGGGAGAAAGCAAGGCAGGCATCCTGCTCCAGCAACATGAAGCAGATAGGGACGGCGCTCTTGATGTACGCTCAGGATTGGGATGAGAAATTCCCACCGAACAGGATTTGGAATTCCATCAACGGACGGCACTACACTTGGCGCTATGCTATTATGCCCTACTTGAAGAACAGCCAGATATGGATATGCCCTTCCGCCCATCATTCCTGGAACGAGTTCGTCTGGACGAAGTTTGGCGGAGGAGATACGGGATGCGATGCAGATGTTGATATGACAATCGTGGACTATCAAAATGGCGTTGACCCCGAAAAACACGGTGCAAACTATTGCTACAACGGCAACGTGTTCAGCAACCCTATTAGCCAAGCGCAGATAGAAGCGCCCTCCCAGCTCATTATGGTGTTGGAGACATCGGACTACTGGCCGGACTTGGGTACTTGGACATTGGGCTGGCCTGGCTGGTATGGGGTTTGCGGACCCTATCCCTATCACAACAAAGGGATGAACTTCGTGTTCGCGGATGGGCATGTGAAGTGGCTGAAGTTATCTCAGACCTTAGCGCCGACATTTATGTGGGATAATCCAAGCAGGGCTGGGCAATATGACATAAACGCTCTGTTGAACTCCATCTATCCCGACTTCCGTTAA
- a CDS encoding LamG domain-containing protein yields MAEQPEKVVQVINEINPQEKVGERPYEMVWANRKEEREPLVDFENLEGWTVECYSGANVKVQRSREQQMWGDYVCKVTFSGTSPNSRFVIKPPQPIPIKDNFDCINLWVYGNNWGWEPLDKNNPRVEIAIHFVDSTGKLFRIYLWNVMWKEWFLTHRRIDESILKEISFPCSFTGIEIRGCSNQKESTIYLDSLYFYKEELKPLSFEPRPKRNIEPRPGQNLGTNTGPGVLPFPTRKETILPSNFETSFKTRAWKSGDNEFSFEYDGKDVNIRYVYSPKDGTFGDIKVFVNGKEICRPMKEGGIKFEGNSEVEKMQLRSAELQDDILIAIFSSPYGDVQYRFWIWQKSLVIETTCLGGKATELNLGYADELKVEPELIRVPYLDLARPSILLLKGETPVFISCWIDWYNSNASEYYWDSWTKRDSARFAPGTRYIPKTDGKRNDLFERIFLTVSPLFEETLPTIANPPSLVGKIAGEHLYLMGWLRDVSTKEDFDKEHELCKKELWSYGIRKLMKLSHETTWRDAGESFTLRTKAGPRKGGDEALKEYTKKQQSLGWLYGYYSNYTDFAPVNENWNEDFVSRLPNNDWRPAWPRCYNLKPAKAVEFDAKLAKIVKEKFGIDCSYTDVHTCVPPWGYVDYDARVPGAGTFAATFYAYGELLLNDQLTYGPTFSEGTWHYLYAGLTTGNYAQCPGYDFFNEPLFVSFDLLKIHPLECDIDMGHSPLWGQGFEEKRDARYPGENIDRLIGATLAYGHIGILCGRNPTENCRIYYMIQQVAKRYAMEKVKKIEYADEKNRWFNPAQAIISGVIKESRLHVEYENGLHIFVNWSRDKEWQVPSELTKPIKKNIVLPPSGWCAFDEKGFFEASYLKDGSRVDEVISPEYIYLDGRGKWVENDFLSAKYGAARIPLGDGKEELINIGNKEIGVKVDSPIKCYALNYDREPIKEVKVRYSRGYAFIPCEKDIHGYMFMTEPKDERDIASSFNLQFTKERFAPGDTIKGKMKIGPFPSPIEIVEIEVGLEGRETIKVKPMKSSLNVGEAYQQTCEISLPFDLPENEHFWIVGKLRARVGQEEKEFVAYADFFTIPPFEIKLERNRIELEEGKATLTFRFKNNLQGAPRGSIKFSLDEPNLSIEPSVINFPTGLERTFKMKIELKGDRKIERATLKAEVSVKNLSLAKIFNLKVDAFKLVVFNFYDGSIPFTWRICFRGKDEEPGDSRTGASFISRKSMPVGGVEKDGLFSHPPYIGGVGYTTAIFDWIKLPKEPTEFHMFIGLMDGGDPSDGVDYTVLALTRDGKQIEVLKEHGEQKRLKEVSADLYSLAGKEVQFKFIADVGPNDDSTADWACWGEPVIRSKSERFFILLREASRWVSAKELEKGLVAYWRFDEGQGDYAMDSSGFGNTGEIFGAEWVEGKTGKALRFNGENSYVEVKHSEFLVPEQFTIEAWVKPESLVASDRGPMVVSKYGGNWKGYMLLLEGNTGRPSLHIATPQKEISATSSEALEVGKWYHIVGTYDGKMARIYVNGVLRGSAEAELTQDIGTSLMIGKASWCDGAYFKGVIDEVKIYDRALSEEEIRKHFGGG; encoded by the coding sequence ATGGCGGAACAACCGGAAAAGGTAGTTCAAGTCATCAATGAGATAAATCCCCAGGAGAAGGTTGGGGAACGACCTTATGAGATGGTCTGGGCTAATAGAAAGGAAGAACGTGAACCCCTCGTTGATTTTGAGAACCTTGAAGGATGGACAGTTGAATGCTATTCCGGAGCGAATGTAAAAGTGCAAAGAAGCAGGGAACAACAGATGTGGGGAGATTATGTTTGTAAAGTGACCTTTTCAGGCACTTCCCCCAATAGCAGGTTCGTCATCAAACCTCCCCAACCCATTCCGATAAAGGATAACTTTGATTGTATAAATCTTTGGGTTTACGGCAATAATTGGGGATGGGAGCCATTGGATAAAAATAATCCAAGGGTGGAAATCGCTATCCATTTCGTTGATTCAACCGGTAAGCTTTTCCGCATTTATCTCTGGAATGTTATGTGGAAGGAATGGTTCCTCACACATAGAAGGATAGATGAGTCAATACTTAAGGAAATCTCCTTCCCTTGCTCCTTTACTGGTATTGAGATAAGAGGCTGTTCCAATCAGAAGGAAAGCACGATTTACCTTGATTCGCTTTACTTCTATAAAGAGGAGCTCAAGCCACTCTCCTTTGAGCCGAGACCGAAGAGGAACATAGAACCTCGCCCGGGGCAAAATCTGGGAACAAACACTGGCCCCGGCGTTTTGCCCTTCCCCACCCGCAAGGAAACTATCCTCCCAAGCAATTTTGAGACTTCCTTCAAAACAAGGGCTTGGAAATCAGGAGATAACGAGTTCAGCTTTGAATATGATGGCAAGGATGTGAATATAAGATATGTTTATTCACCAAAGGATGGAACATTCGGGGATATAAAGGTGTTCGTAAACGGGAAGGAAATCTGCCGTCCAATGAAGGAGGGCGGGATAAAGTTTGAGGGAAACTCTGAAGTGGAAAAGATGCAGTTGCGCTCGGCTGAATTGCAGGATGATATTCTCATTGCCATCTTCTCATCACCTTATGGCGATGTCCAATACAGGTTCTGGATCTGGCAGAAATCTCTCGTCATAGAGACGACCTGTCTCGGAGGTAAGGCAACCGAGCTGAATCTCGGATATGCTGATGAGCTGAAAGTTGAGCCAGAACTTATAAGGGTTCCTTATCTTGACCTCGCGCGTCCCTCCATCCTGCTTTTGAAGGGAGAAACTCCAGTTTTTATCTCCTGTTGGATAGATTGGTATAATTCAAACGCTTCCGAGTATTACTGGGATTCTTGGACGAAGCGGGATTCGGCAAGATTCGCCCCCGGAACGAGATACATCCCTAAGACGGATGGGAAAAGAAACGACTTATTTGAGAGGATTTTCCTCACTGTTTCTCCCCTCTTTGAGGAGACCCTCCCCACCATAGCCAATCCACCCTCCCTTGTAGGAAAGATTGCCGGCGAGCATCTCTATCTTATGGGTTGGCTTAGGGATGTTTCCACAAAAGAGGATTTCGATAAAGAGCATGAGCTGTGCAAGAAGGAACTCTGGTCTTATGGGATAAGAAAGCTGATGAAGCTCAGCCACGAGACAACTTGGAGGGATGCGGGAGAATCCTTCACGCTTCGTACCAAGGCAGGACCAAGGAAAGGAGGGGATGAGGCTTTAAAGGAATACACGAAGAAACAACAATCCTTAGGATGGTTATACGGCTATTATTCTAATTACACCGATTTCGCTCCCGTTAACGAAAACTGGAACGAGGATTTCGTATCCCGCTTGCCCAACAACGACTGGAGACCCGCTTGGCCGAGATGCTACAATTTGAAGCCAGCGAAGGCGGTTGAGTTTGATGCGAAGTTAGCGAAAATAGTTAAGGAGAAGTTCGGAATAGATTGCTCTTATACGGATGTCCATACCTGTGTTCCGCCCTGGGGCTATGTTGACTATGATGCGAGGGTTCCGGGAGCGGGGACATTCGCCGCCACATTCTACGCTTATGGAGAGCTCCTCTTAAATGACCAGCTGACTTATGGTCCAACATTTTCCGAGGGCACTTGGCATTACCTCTACGCAGGGCTCACGACCGGGAATTACGCCCAATGTCCCGGTTATGATTTCTTCAACGAACCTTTATTTGTCTCATTTGACCTTTTGAAAATTCACCCTTTGGAATGCGATATTGATATGGGTCATTCACCCCTCTGGGGGCAAGGATTTGAGGAGAAAAGGGACGCACGTTATCCAGGCGAGAATATTGATAGATTGATTGGCGCAACTCTTGCCTATGGGCACATCGGCATTCTTTGTGGGAGGAACCCAACGGAGAATTGCCGTATCTATTATATGATACAGCAGGTGGCGAAACGCTATGCAATGGAGAAGGTGAAGAAGATAGAGTATGCGGATGAGAAAAATAGATGGTTCAACCCCGCGCAGGCAATCATCTCGGGCGTCATAAAGGAATCCAGGCTTCATGTTGAGTATGAAAATGGCTTGCATATATTCGTGAATTGGTCAAGGGATAAGGAATGGCAAGTCCCTTCAGAATTGACAAAGCCAATAAAAAAGAATATCGTCCTTCCTCCAAGCGGTTGGTGTGCCTTTGATGAGAAAGGCTTCTTTGAGGCATCCTATCTCAAGGATGGCAGTCGTGTGGATGAGGTTATCTCCCCTGAATATATCTATCTTGATGGAAGAGGAAAATGGGTAGAGAATGATTTCCTCTCAGCAAAATATGGCGCGGCGAGGATTCCCCTCGGCGATGGAAAAGAGGAGCTCATAAACATAGGGAACAAGGAAATCGGCGTGAAGGTGGATTCACCCATTAAATGCTATGCTTTGAATTACGACAGGGAGCCCATAAAGGAAGTGAAGGTGAGATATTCAAGGGGATATGCGTTTATTCCTTGTGAGAAAGACATTCACGGATATATGTTCATGACTGAGCCAAAAGATGAAAGGGACATTGCTTCTTCCTTCAATCTCCAGTTCACGAAGGAGAGATTCGCGCCCGGAGATACAATCAAGGGGAAGATGAAAATAGGTCCCTTCCCCTCCCCCATTGAAATCGTTGAAATTGAAGTAGGATTGGAAGGAAGGGAAACCATAAAAGTGAAACCGATGAAAAGCTCGCTTAATGTTGGGGAAGCATATCAGCAAACTTGCGAGATATCTCTTCCCTTTGACTTACCAGAAAACGAGCACTTTTGGATTGTGGGGAAGCTGAGAGCGAGAGTTGGGCAGGAGGAAAAGGAATTCGTCGCTTATGCCGATTTCTTCACAATCCCTCCCTTTGAAATAAAGCTTGAGAGAAATAGAATCGAACTTGAAGAGGGGAAAGCAACTCTTACCTTCAGATTCAAAAACAACCTTCAAGGTGCTCCTAGGGGAAGCATAAAGTTCTCCCTTGATGAGCCAAACCTTTCAATTGAACCCTCTGTGATTAACTTCCCTACCGGTTTGGAAAGGACTTTCAAGATGAAGATAGAGCTTAAAGGGGATAGGAAGATAGAACGCGCTACTCTGAAAGCGGAGGTATCAGTGAAAAACCTGTCCTTGGCGAAGATATTTAATTTGAAAGTTGACGCATTCAAGCTGGTGGTCTTCAATTTCTACGATGGCTCCATTCCTTTCACTTGGCGGATTTGTTTTCGTGGGAAAGATGAAGAACCAGGGGATAGCAGGACAGGTGCTTCCTTTATCTCCAGGAAAAGTATGCCAGTAGGAGGGGTGGAGAAGGATGGGCTATTTTCCCACCCGCCTTATATAGGCGGTGTGGGTTATACAACCGCTATATTTGATTGGATAAAATTGCCTAAAGAGCCCACGGAATTTCATATGTTCATCGGTCTTATGGATGGGGGAGACCCTTCCGATGGGGTGGATTACACGGTTCTCGCCCTAACCCGGGATGGGAAACAAATTGAGGTCCTCAAGGAACACGGAGAGCAAAAAAGATTGAAGGAGGTTTCCGCTGATTTATATTCCTTGGCGGGGAAGGAAGTGCAATTCAAGTTCATTGCTGATGTAGGACCAAACGACGATTCAACCGCTGATTGGGCTTGCTGGGGCGAGCCAGTTATTAGGTCTAAAAGCGAGAGATTCTTCATTCTGCTGAGAGAGGCAAGCAGGTGGGTATCGGCAAAGGAATTGGAGAAGGGGTTGGTTGCTTACTGGAGATTTGATGAGGGGCAGGGCGATTACGCTATGGATAGCTCCGGCTTTGGAAACACCGGCGAGATATTTGGAGCGGAATGGGTGGAGGGAAAAACCGGCAAAGCCTTGAGATTTAACGGAGAAAACTCCTATGTGGAAGTAAAGCATTCAGAATTCCTTGTTCCCGAGCAATTCACTATAGAAGCTTGGGTGAAGCCTGAGAGCTTGGTAGCAAGCGACCGCGGACCGATGGTTGTCTCAAAATATGGTGGGAATTGGAAAGGCTATATGCTTCTTTTGGAGGGAAACACGGGAAGACCCAGCCTACATATAGCTACTCCCCAAAAGGAAATTTCAGCCACGAGCTCAGAAGCTCTTGAGGTCGGCAAGTGGTATCATATAGTAGGCACATACGATGGGAAGATGGCAAGAATTTACGTTAACGGAGTTCTTAGGGGTAGCGCCGAAGCGGAGCTAACGCAAGATATCGGTACCTCCTTAATGATTGGAAAAGCCTCTTGGTGTGATGGCGCCTATTTCAAGGGCGTGATAGATGAGGTCAAGATTTACGATAGAGCATTGAGCGAAGAGGAGATACGAAAACATTTCGGTGGAGGGTAA